A portion of the uncultured Draconibacterium sp. genome contains these proteins:
- the nusG gene encoding transcription termination/antitermination protein NusG yields MSENSKKWYVLRAIGGKEKKVKEYIENEIAVGDLKGYVDQVLIPTEKVYQIRNGKKISKERNFFPGYVLIEAALVGEVTHTLRNFPNVIGFLGDTKGGDPVPMRQSEVNRILGRVDELAETDEEINIPYVVGETVKVIDGPFNGFNGTIEEINEEKKKLQVMVKIFGRKTPLELSFMQVEKE; encoded by the coding sequence ATGAGCGAAAATAGTAAAAAATGGTATGTTCTGCGTGCTATTGGTGGCAAAGAGAAGAAGGTTAAAGAATATATCGAGAACGAAATCGCGGTAGGAGACCTCAAAGGGTATGTAGATCAGGTTCTAATACCAACCGAAAAAGTTTATCAGATCCGAAATGGTAAAAAAATCAGTAAGGAACGAAACTTTTTTCCGGGGTATGTTTTAATCGAAGCTGCTTTAGTGGGTGAAGTTACACACACACTAAGGAATTTTCCTAACGTAATCGGGTTCTTAGGCGACACCAAAGGTGGAGATCCCGTACCGATGCGGCAAAGCGAGGTAAACAGGATTTTAGGTCGTGTTGATGAATTGGCAGAAACCGACGAAGAAATCAATATCCCATATGTGGTAGGAGAAACTGTGAAAGTAATCGACGGACCATTCAACGGCTTTAACGGAACCATTGAAGAAATCAATGAGGAGAAGAAAAAGCTGCAGGTGATGGTGAAGATTTTTGGACGTAAAACTCCTTTAGAGCTTAGCTTTATGCAAGTTGAAAAGGAATAG
- the rplK gene encoding 50S ribosomal protein L11, with amino-acid sequence MAKEVAGLIKLQIKGGAANPSPPVGPALGAKGVNIMQFCKQFNGRTQDQAGKVLPVIITVYADKSFDFIIKQPPVAVQLLDAAKLKSGSPEPHIKKVGSVTWDQVKTIAEGKMSDLNCFTVESAMKMVAGTARSMGITVKGASPFNN; translated from the coding sequence ATGGCGAAAGAAGTTGCTGGATTAATTAAATTACAGATCAAAGGTGGTGCAGCTAATCCTTCACCACCGGTGGGACCAGCATTGGGTGCCAAAGGGGTAAACATTATGCAGTTCTGTAAGCAGTTTAATGGTCGTACACAAGACCAGGCAGGAAAAGTACTTCCTGTTATTATTACTGTTTATGCAGACAAGTCTTTTGACTTCATAATCAAACAACCTCCTGTGGCTGTTCAATTATTAGACGCTGCGAAACTTAAAAGTGGTTCACCAGAACCTCACATTAAAAAAGTGGGTTCGGTAACCTGGGATCAGGTAAAGACAATTGCCGAAGGTAAAATGTCAGACCTGAACTGCTTTACAGTTGAATCAGCGATGAAAATGGTAGCTGGAACTGCCAGA